From Fusarium fujikuroi IMI 58289 draft genome, chromosome FFUJ_chr07, a single genomic window includes:
- a CDS encoding probable ATP dependent RNA helicase, whose product MDDLSNLELLSLVSKVSSELKNHMNLDDKTVAEFLIDKRTKCSNFEDFRDDLAKALPSIPLSLIESIDRLVLALHPQFKGKAKANHEEHHSRTLEEKEKVFSGLTLPDKEPARDDGSGAFDDTLALLEGLEGKAKKEKSARKRSRSPREGDYKESRRRRRRSRSGERRKRDKYRSRSRSHERGDEDWRDGYRDSRKDRRGRRRHDDDDDRFRNAPAPEVDDSPQLHKVYEGHVTGLKEFGAFINLHNVRGRVDGLVHVSRMSAGQRVNHPSDLVSHGQKVWVKVTSLDKDQNGRDRVGLSMKDVDQSTGEDLEPQARMTTGANMEALGGGLRDGFAEPTGMPRDSLGPPRRQKKRMTSPERWEIRQLIASGVAKASDYPDLEEDYNATLRGDGELELEEDVDIEVREEEPPFLAGQTKQSLELSPIRVVKAPEGSMNRAAMSGTNLAKERKELKQQEADAAAKDEPKENLSSQWQDPMADPDKRKFASDLRNARKNQPSEDVPEWKKAVIPKGQSLGKRTNLSIKEQRESLPVYAFREQLIKAVHENQILIVVGETGSGKTTQLTQYLAEAGFANDGIIGCTQPRRVAAMSVAKRVAEEVGCKLGEEVGYTIRFEDCTSPSTKIKYMTDGMLQREILVDPDMSRYSCIMLDEAHERTIATDVLFALLKKALKRRPDMKVIVTSATLDADKFSAYFNECPIFTIPGRTYPVEILYSKEPESDYLDTALVTVMQIHITEPKGDILLFLTGQEEIDTACEVLYERMKALGPNVPDLIILPVYASLPTEMQSRIFDPAPPGSRKVVIATNIAETSITIDEIYYVVDPGFVKQNAYDPKLGMDSLVVTPISQAQANQRAGRAGRTGPGKCFRLYTEAAYQSEMLPTSIPEIQRQNLSTTILMLKAMGINDLLHFDFMDPPPINTMLTALEELYALSALDDEGLLTRLGRKMADFPMEPSLAKVLIAAVDLECADEVLSIVSMLNIPTVFYRPKEKQSQADQKKAKFHDPHGDHLTFLNVYNSWKQSGYSAPWCFENFIQARSMRRAKDVRDQIVKIMDRYKHKIRSCGRDTEKVRRALCAGFFRNAARKDPQEGYKTLIEGTPVYLHPSSALFGKQAEWVIYHELILTSKEYMHCTTSIEPKWLVEAAPTFFKVAPTDKLSKRKKAERIQPLYNKFATEDDWRLSAQRKGGRGGGGGGTWG is encoded by the coding sequence ATGGATGACTTATCGAATCTTGAGCTATTATCCCTCGTCTCGAAGGTGTCTTCAGAGTTGAAAAATCATATGAACTTAGACGACAAGACAGTAGCTGAATTCCTCATCGATAAACGAACCAAATGCAGCAACTTCGAGGATTTCCGCGATGATCTAGCAAAGGCCCTCCCCTCGATTCCTCTCAGTCTCATAGAGAGTATCGACCGTTTGGTGCTTGCTCTACACCCACAATTTAAAGGAAAAGCCAAGGCCAACCACGAAGAGCATCATTCGAGAACCttagaagagaaggagaaagtCTTCAGTGGCCTCACGCTGCCGGATAAGGAGCCTGCGCGTGACGATGGATCGGGCGCATTCGACGACACATTAGCGTTGTTAGAGGGTCTAGAAGGGAAggcgaaaaaagaaaagtccGCGAGAAAACGAAGTCGAAGTCCCCGCGAGGGCGATTACAAAGagtcaaggaggaggaggagaaggtcgCGCTCGGGAGAACGACGAAAACGAGATAAATATCGATCACGGTCACGGTCGCATGAGCGAGGCGACGAAGATTGGCGTGATGGGTACCGCGATTCGCGCAAAGATCGACGAGGGCGCCGGCGacacgacgatgacgacgaccgATTTCGCAACGCTCCAGCTCCTGAAGTTGATGACTCGCCGCAGCTGCACAAGGTCTACGAGGGGCATGTTACAGGACTGAAAGAGTTTGGCGCCTTTATCAACCTGCACAATGTAAGAGGTAGAGTCGATGGCCTCGTACACGTTTCCCGAATGTCTGCCGGACAGCGCGTTAACCACCCGTCGGATTTGGTGTCGCATGGACAAAAGGTCTGGGTCAAGGTGACAAGTCTCGATAAGGACCAGAATGGCCGCGATCGTGTTGGCTTGTCAATGAAGGATGTTGACCAGTCAACTGGGGAGGACCTAGAGCCACAAGCTCGAATGACGACTGGTGCCAACATGGAAGCGCTAGGAGGAGGTCTAAGAGACGGGTTCGCGGAACCAACCGGCATGCCTCGAGATAGCTTGGGGCCCCCACGacgacagaagaagagaatgacTTCTCCCGAAAGGTGGGAGATCAGACAACTGATCGCATCGGGAGTGGCCAAGGCCTCGGATTACCCTGATCTGGAAGAAGACTACAACGCGACTCTCCGAGGAGACggcgagcttgagcttgaagaggaTGTCGATATTGAGGTTCGCGAAGAGGAACCCCCGTTCTTGGCCGGGCAAACCAAACAGTCCCTGGAATTATCACCCATTCGCGTTGTCAAGGCCCCAGAAGGCTCTATGAACCGAGCAGCTATGTCTGGTACCAACTTGGCGAAAGAACGTAAGGAGCTCAAGCAACAGGAAGCCGACGCAGCTGCGAAGGACGAGCCCAAAGAAAATCTATCCTCTCAATGGCAAGACCCTATGGCTGATCCCGATAAGAGGAAGTTTGCCAGCGATTTGCGGAATGCTAGGAAGAACCAGCCCTCCGAAGATGTGCCCGAGTGGAAAAAGGCAGTGATTCCAAAGGGACAGTCTCTAGGCAAGCGCACGAACCTCAGCATCAAGGAACAACGAGAGTCGCTTCCTGTGTATGCATTCCGAGAGCAActgatcaaggctgttcaCGAGAACCAGATCTTGATTGTAGTCGGAGAAACAGGATCAGGAAAGACGACCCAGTTAACGCAGTATCTCGCTGAAGCTGGATTTGCCAATGATGGTATCATTGGCTGTACGCAACCTCGTCGTGTAGCTGCCATGTCCGTTGCTAAGCGAGTAGCGGAAGAAGTTGGCTGCAAGCTTGGTGAAGAGGTCGGATATACAATTCGATTTGAAGACTGCACCAGTCCTTCAACCAAGATCAAGTATATGACCGATGGTATGCTTCAACGTGAGATTCTGGTAGATCCCGACATGTCACGATACTCCTGTATCAtgcttgatgaagctcaCGAGCGTACCATTGCCACTGATGTGCTGTTTGCCTTGCTAAAGAAGGCTCTCAAGCGACGCCCCGATATGAAAGTCATTGTCACCTCAGCTACTCTCGATGCAGACAAGTTCTCTGCATACTTCAACGAATGTCCTATTTTCACCATTCCCGGTCGAACATACCCTGTCGAAATCCTCTATTCAAAGGAACCCGAGTCCGATTACCTGGATACCGCTCTCGTCACAGTCATGCAGATCCATATTACAGAGCCCAAGGGCgacattcttcttttcttgacaGGCCAAGAGGAAATTGACACGGCATGCGAGGTCTTGTATGAGAGAATGAAAGCTTTAGGACCTAACGTACCAGACCTCATCATTCTCCCTGTCTACGCTTCACTTCCGACAGAAATGCAAAGTCGAATTTTCGATCCTGCACCCCCTGGCAGCCGTAAGGTTGTCATCGCAACAAATATCGCAGAGACTTCGATTACTATTGACGAGATTTACTACGTTGTCGACCCGGGGTTCGTCAAGCAGAACGCTTACGACCCTAAATTGGGCATGGACTCTCTGGTAGTCACGCCAAtctctcaagctcaggcAAACCAAAGAGCAGGCCGAGCAGGTCGAACTGGACCTGGAAAGTGTTTCCGTTTATATACCGAGGCAGCTTATCAGTCTGAAATGTTGCCGACTAGTATCCCTGAAATCCAACGACAAAACTTATCCACAACAATCCTCATGCTCAAGGCAATGGGCATTAACGACTTGCTTCACTTTGACTTTATGGATCCGCCTCCTATCAACACTATGCTTACAGCATTGGAGGAGCTATATGCCCTCAGTGCCCTCGACGACGAAGGTCTACTTACTCGACTGGGGCGAAAGATGGCCGATTTCCCTATGGAACCTTCCCTAGCCAAGGTGCTTATCGCTGCTGTTGATCTAGAATGTGCAGACGAAGTCCTCAGCATCGTCTCCATGCTCAACATTCCCACTGTCTTTTACCGCCCTAAAGAGAAGCAGTCCCAAGCAGATCAAAAGAAGGCCAAGTTCCATGACCCTCACGGCGACCACCTAACCTTCCTCAACGTCTACAACTCATGGAAGCAGAGCGGCTACTCAGCGCCTTGGTGCTTCGAGAACTTCATCCAAGCGCGTTCCATGCGTCGCGCGAAGGACGTCCGCGATCAAatcgtcaagatcatggaCCGCTACAAACACAAAATCAGGTCCTGCGGCCGTGACACCGAAAAGGTCCGCCGGGCCCTTTGCGCAGGCTTCTTCCGCAACGCAGCTCGCAAGGATCCTCAGGAGGGCTACAAGACTCTCATCGAGGGCACCCCCGTGTATCTGCACCCGAGCTCCGCGCTCTTCGGCAAGCAGGCCGAGTGGGTCATCTACCATGAGCTCATCCTCACGAGCAAGGAGTACATGCACTGCACCACGAGCATCGAGCCCAAGTGGCTCGTCGAGGCGGCGCCGACCTTCTTCAAGGTCGCGCCGACGGATAAACTgagcaagaggaagaaggcggaGAGGATACAGCCGCTGTATAATAAATTTGCTACCGAGGATGATTGGAGGTTGAGTGCGCAGAGGAAGggcggaagaggaggcggcggtggtggaACCTGGGGTTAA